The proteins below are encoded in one region of Mya arenaria isolate MELC-2E11 chromosome 15, ASM2691426v1:
- the LOC128219454 gene encoding 17-beta-hydroxysteroid dehydrogenase 14-like, with protein sequence MATVGRFQSKVVIVTGGCNGIGSGIVKVFREHGGNVVIWDIDDPPLHAIDDYSADEMRKLMDLNFIGYFLAAKYTLPHLRKTKGAIVNISSITSTHGQRLATAYCATKQWVLPGATNTALMNAFITSDEARQEFEDMSALRRLGEPEEIGHVCLFLATDATFIIGQEIQSSGGMSLGTAYQYRS encoded by the exons ATGGCCACTGTAGGACGTTTTCAGAGTAAAGTTGTCATAGTTACAGGTGGATGTAACGGAATAGGAAGTGGAATTGTTAAGGTCTTTC GGGAACATGGTGGAAACGTTGTCATTTGGGACATTGATG ATCCCCCGCTTCACGCCATAGACGATTACTCAGCAGATGAAATGCGCAAACTAATGGACCTCAATTTCATCGGATATTTTCTGGCTGCTAAG TACACTCTTCCACACTTACGGAAGACGAAAGGTGCCATCGTCAACATTTCCAGCATAACTAGCACACACGGTCAACGTTTAGCCACGGCTTATTGTGCGACAAAG CAATG GGTGCTTCCAGGTGCAACTAACACCGCCTTGATGAATGCTTTCATTACTTCGGATGAGGCCAGACAAGAGTTTGAAGATATGTCA GCGTTGCGACGTCTCGGTGAACCGGAAGAGATAGGTCACGTGTGCTTGTTCCTTGCCACTGACGCCACGTTTATAATAG GGCAAGAAATCCAAAGCTCGGGTGGAATGAGCCTCGGTACAGCTTACCAGTACAGGAGCTGA